CATTATAATTATTAATGTCAACAATTTCAAGTATATTAAAATAATTTATATAAAATTTGTTAATAAAGTTTGTTTTTTAACCTGGAGGCCAGTTTAACTTTCTTCCTGCGAGAAAATGAAAATGTATATGACCTACCGTCTGTCCACCATCTTCTCCACAATTTGATACTATTCTATATCCTTTTTCTGATATGCCTAATTGTTTAGCAATTTTTCCAGCCACAGTATAAATATATCCTATAAGCTTTTCATCATCTTCTTTTAATTCATTTATACTACTTATATGCTTTTTAGGTATAATTAAGACATGTACAGGTGCTT
This genomic window from Clostridium pasteurianum DSM 525 = ATCC 6013 contains:
- a CDS encoding histidine triad nucleotide-binding protein produces the protein MEDCIFCKILKGEIPCDKVYEDDRVLSFKDINPEAPVHVLIIPKKHISSINELKEDDEKLIGYIYTVAGKIAKQLGISEKGYRIVSNCGEDGGQTVGHIHFHFLAGRKLNWPPG